The Luteolibacter arcticus genome has a window encoding:
- a CDS encoding SGNH/GDSL hydrolase family protein, with translation MKAFSAFLAATFLLGRAPLPAAEQIIVLGDSLTFAYEASFAFNKTINGTSYGDGFGSGVRNWIEILSSSSYRQNSFDLGARDSISVFSLSPFGFVQLYFRQKNNWAIPGLKVDQLRRFVSGDATVTELLAEDPDFASLNTALNFSDFNEDADFNVADLETQIATTAERLTFFIGGNDINAIYGTIYGGGSPGAFVDDFIADSAFILDWVLDLNPSIQIVVVNVPHVGITPDVQLTYPTDPVKTALVTSVLADLNSRLATLAEERELAYADIFTPTLPLLNPAPLCIHGLQFTNSGSTTGDLNYVWLNGPVSANFHPNTNAQAVIANTIVDAFNRRYATGIAPLTATEILGGLLGKSAAAIDMNYATWISNHALPGATDIDDSDGDGIPTGVEFGLGLNPTLSDGWKVASRLVSGTSGRELELSYPLRLTTTTRFTLRPASAANSLDPFIPFTTPPVPGADGLARARISATGPRAFLRLNCTLP, from the coding sequence ATGAAGGCCTTCTCCGCATTCCTCGCCGCGACATTCCTGCTCGGCCGGGCTCCCCTGCCTGCTGCCGAGCAGATCATCGTGCTCGGCGACTCGCTTACCTTCGCCTACGAGGCATCGTTTGCCTTCAACAAAACGATCAATGGCACCTCCTACGGCGACGGCTTTGGCTCCGGAGTCCGAAATTGGATCGAGATACTCAGCTCCAGCTCCTACCGCCAGAACTCCTTCGACCTCGGTGCTCGGGACAGCATTTCAGTATTCAGTCTTAGTCCGTTCGGCTTCGTCCAACTCTACTTCCGCCAGAAAAACAACTGGGCCATTCCCGGGCTCAAGGTGGATCAACTCCGGCGCTTCGTAAGCGGGGATGCCACCGTGACCGAGCTTCTCGCCGAGGATCCCGACTTCGCCAGCCTGAACACAGCGCTGAACTTCTCCGACTTCAACGAAGATGCTGACTTCAACGTCGCCGACCTCGAAACGCAGATCGCCACGACCGCCGAGCGGCTCACGTTCTTCATCGGCGGCAATGACATCAACGCGATCTACGGGACCATCTACGGTGGCGGTTCTCCCGGCGCCTTTGTGGATGACTTCATCGCCGACTCGGCGTTCATCCTCGATTGGGTCCTCGACCTGAATCCCTCCATCCAGATCGTGGTGGTGAATGTCCCGCACGTCGGCATCACGCCTGACGTACAGCTTACCTATCCCACGGACCCGGTGAAAACGGCCCTCGTCACCTCGGTGCTGGCCGATCTCAATTCACGGCTTGCGACGCTGGCCGAAGAGCGCGAACTCGCTTACGCCGATATTTTCACACCCACCTTGCCGCTTCTGAATCCGGCACCGCTCTGCATTCACGGTCTGCAATTCACCAATTCAGGATCGACGACCGGCGACCTGAACTACGTCTGGCTCAATGGCCCGGTCAGCGCGAACTTCCATCCCAATACCAACGCACAGGCAGTCATCGCGAATACCATCGTCGACGCCTTCAACCGACGTTACGCCACCGGCATCGCGCCGCTCACCGCGACTGAAATTCTCGGCGGACTGCTCGGCAAGTCGGCCGCCGCGATCGACATGAACTACGCCACCTGGATCTCCAATCATGCCCTTCCCGGTGCCACGGACATCGATGACTCGGATGGCGATGGCATTCCCACCGGAGTCGAGTTCGGGCTCGGCCTAAATCCCACTCTCAGCGACGGATGGAAGGTGGCGAGCCGCTTGGTCAGCGGGACGAGCGGCAGGGAACTTGAGCTATCTTATCCGCTGCGGCTGACCACCACCACACGCTTTACCCTGCGGCCAGCCTCGGCCGCTAATTCACTCGACCCGTTTATCCCGTTTACCACGCCCCCCGTGCCCGGCGCCGATGGCCTTGCACGTGCTCGCATCTCGGCGACCGGCCCGCGGGCCTTTCTTCGCCTCAACTGCACCCTTCCGTGA